acccaaaTAATGTATTGTTATATGCCTGTACGACCTATGACTTATATTTGTGCTTGGCTGACTAAAGCATCCACACAGCATAAATCGGTTTTGCttagccaaaaaaaaaaataattatgcCACACCATCAGGAGCAAACTGATCAATTAAGTCACTTTGCAATAAAGGCAGCTTCATCTCTTTCAATCTGACCTTTAGAAACATCATACGTGTCTTTCACGTCTACTGTTACTGTCACCCAATCCATTACTTAATACCTTGATTAGGCCCCTATCTCTTTCCCTACCACTCGTGGTGTGAAGTCTCCAATTACATGAAGTTGTTGCCAGTTGCTCTTGCTGCTAAAGATAATGGCTTTCGGGAATTACTTCTACAAGGGCTTTTAAATCATACTGCTTAGTGGTTAACACTGTCCAACGGTGAGATTTTTATGGACATGCTTACAGTAAGGATTTAGTAGATGTGCTTGTTGAGTGACCATGCGTGTGCTTGTGCAATGTTGCAAAGCATGGGTTggtacaaaaataataattagctGTACTGCTGCCCTCTAGAGGGATATAGTGAAATTACACATTTTGAAAGGTACAGTTCacctaaaaaattaaaatgacccTCATGCCATTCCAAATGTATACGACTTCCTTTCTTTACACAAACAAATCATTCTAGACAAAAGTGTGATTGTTTTATACCTTTGTATGTGACCCAAAATGTTGAAGCTCCCAAAagtacatacactgtaaaaatgatatcaaatcaacatttcacaagacctttttaagatataaaataaatctttggtgtccccaaagtacgtatgtgaagtttcagctcaaaatacataTAGATAATTGattatagcatgtttaaattgccactttgtaggtgtgagcaaaaatgtgccgttttggggtgtgtcctttaaaatgcaaatgagctgatctctgcactaaatggcagtgatgtggttggatagtagtggtgcaacggatcgcagttgatccgtgatccgtacggatcacgacccacggttcggctcgcatgtgattcgcggattaatacgcaaatttaaatagggaaagtttatcatttgtaagtgttataaaggtttgcaaatgttaacattcaagtgattttaaacagtttaactgcAAAACGGCGCTAAAGTGATCAGTTTACTTTATGCACAAACGCACGCGTGCGGTTGAATGCGTCCGGTCCAGCTCGAGTCAGACAtcatccttcaaagatcagaactcttgatgtgtaaacttcagagagttgcgctactctctctcatactgtagtgtattaaaatacatttggcttatagagcaatgaaaaacaacgtaacgtttttatgtgggacgACTGTAATGCTACGCCGTCTGTAATTCGccctctgtctgtgtctgtgcactcgtttaaggggactcggtagtgcacaaacagagagatgcagtctgtgcatatttggtcttaaagagacagtaagctcaattgacctacttaagtctgtgtcattaatgttaatcaaagaacccaagacaaagagaaaatcacttctgaagctttaaaaaaataattacatttaattaatacaataaatgcagtgttattattcatttgatttctgtaactaatgattttagaccttacttaatgtgcaaccttgttctttttataaatgtttgtaatttcttgatttgttattagaattttcccatactttttttttgctgatccgaaaaatgatccgatccgtgcctcaaaatccgtaatgtgatccgaaccgtgagttttgtgatccgttgcacccctattggatagtgcagattaaggggcggtattatccccttctgacatcacaggagagccaaatttcaattacctatttttttcacatgcttgcagagaatggtttaccaaaactaagttactgggttgatcttttacacattttctaggttgatactagagggggtcgcacaccggccgcgcagctcagcgcggaagtgcacattaaatagcgcaagcttcgtcagatagcgtctacttcaaaatgcaaaatatacattagcagccaatgttaattgttaatgatttgggacaaatatgatgttatttaatgttaaactatgtgagtggcgctgtgtggcaagacagggatttgagcaacttcctgagtcaaagctgggcggcgcgggtgtgcgtatactcatagaaaacaatgtgtttgattttttttagaacggcgcagCGCTGCGCCTCCGGTGTGCGGTAGACTTAGGGGTGTGCGGTATATGACGATATTTGATggttaatgattaaaatgtctCCAGaatccacttttttggaaacatcATTGTATTGTGATTTGTGCCTACATCAAGTACGTGACACGGCGTGCTACATGAAGGCTAGGTAAATAGCCTGGGTATACCTGTTTTCGCGGGTGCAGCACTTTCAAAGTATACTCACTGCGGCTATGTGCGGATGGCCGCATTTCGACACATACGCAATACAAATAATTTCGTATTCAAACTCTACATGGGTTTCTTGGCGACGTCATCACTGCTTGCAAACGAAAGGCAGAAAGAAGAGATGTGCCTTGTGTTGTAGGCAAGTAGCGGTGACTGGAAGTCAAAATGCTGGGTGCCTGATGTTACATACCAGTAGATGCGACTATTACGTTACTAGCCTAACAttataattcatacatgtatcacaGTAACACTGCGTGCGCATCCTGTAATGTTTGTAAACAGGAAACCCGTGTATTACTCTACCAGTTGATTtgcaacatttacagtacattaaaaaaatttggaTAAGTGAAAAAAGTAGCCGATCCACCAATGCAAACagagtttagaacaaacaacaagaagaACAAAAATCATTATGGTGATGAAAAAAATGccccacagctttctgttcttggaagatgtgaaaataaaaatagaaaatgatagtgtgtgtgcaaatgctgtctatttcctttgtataattgtttgtaGTGGAATGTCCTGTCTCAATATTTTCTCACGCATGCGCTATTGTACGCGTACTGTCCATGCACTTTCTGTGCATATATTTGTTACCTTGTAGGACTGCATTTTTAAATGGGGGCATTAGTATGGTTCTATTAAGGCTCAGTAATGGCAAAAtagtctttaaaaaaacaacatgaaaAAGAATCGTGATAAAATCGAAACCAATCTTAATATGATATTTTTcccatatcgcccacccctagatacaagcactggggacccaattatagcacttacacttgaaaaaaagtcagatttccatgatatgtcccctttaaacattttcaactttcaagtttttatttaatatgtcaacttatcacaagtcaaaacttaaaatagtgaagttgaattgacttgcaaaccCAAACTGTTTTAACTTCATCTTGCCTTTTCctatacttatattattaaagCAATCCAAATGACTCCAGTGTGTTAATAAATATCTTCTGTAGCAAAACAATAGGTGTGTGAGAGAATCGATTAATAATTTGAACTTATTTAGTAAAACTGAAATCAAAACAAGCACATCTGAGCACTAAACTAAAATATGCATACACAACGATCACTTCCTGCCTGTCTTGTGATTAGTGTTATTTTACTACAAAACACACAATAACCAAAACGACTTAAAGTTATCATTGACACATTTTAATTAAGCACTTAGATGTGCTTGTTTTGTCTATTTAAGGCATATGAATTTACTGTATTTCAAATGTATCTCTGCTTTATACACACTGTTACTGTTTCAGAGACATTGATTCCTTATTTTGTGTCCATACAGAGCGAACTTGTACGAGCTCATTAAAAAGAACAACTTCCAGGGCTTCAGTCTGGGGTTGATTCGACGTTTTGCCCACTCGCTGCTCAAATGCCTGCAGATGCTGCACAAGGAAAAGATCATCCACTGTGACCTTAAGCCGGTAAACATCACCACTGTTTCTTAACAGGTTTCACATCATGGGAATTAGTACTTTAGGTGTGAAGCTCAAAGCTAAACGATATAAATGCATTAATCTTGTTAAATGGATAGATCTAAATGAATTTTTCTTCTACAGGAGAACATACTGCTGACCCAGAGAGGACTAGGAAACATTAAGGTGGTCGACTTTGGATCAAGCTGCTATGAGCAACAGAGGGGTAAGTTCACGGTGTCATTTAGTGCTTTTTGGTACTGATAAACCATAGCAGACTTAACTATACAATAACGGAGTACTTATCTTTTCAACAGTGTACACTTACATACAGAGCCGCTTTTATCGCTCACCAGAGGTGATTCTGGGTCATCCGTACAGCATGGCGATAGACATGTGGAGCCTGGGCTGCATTCTGGCTGAGCTCTACATCGGCTATCCTCTCTTCCCAGGAGAGAGCGAGGTGGAGCAGATCGCCTGTGTCATGGAGGTGAGAAACTTGTTGGCACCAAACCTTAATGTGCAGCTATTACAAATGCAttgtttgctaaaaaaaatcatCTTTGCTTTGTAGATCATGGGGCTGCCTCCAAATGACTTTGTTCAAACAGCATCACGGAGGAAATTATTTTTTGGTAAGATGAGCTCTGATACATTCATACATTTAACTTTTTGACGTTATTGATCATCTCACCttgaattttaaaaaaaaaatcagattccAAAGGAAACCCGAGGAACATCACAAACAGTAAAGGGAAAAAACGCAGACCCAACTCCAAAGATCTCGCCAGCGTTCTGAAGACAAACGATCGTCTGTTTCTGGACTTCATACGACGTTGTCTTGTGTGCGTGTATACCAACCATCTTATTTTAGTGTGAATCAATTACTTAATATCACCTTGACGTATATTTGTGTGACATCTAGGTGGGATCCCACCAAGCGCATGACACCAGATGAAGGCATGCAGCACGAGTGGATACACGAAGGCCGTCTCAACAGACTTCATCCTAAACCGCGAACTCTCCGGAGAGACAACGACAACAACTTTGAGTTCACTTACCGCAAAGCAGCAGTAAACAGGACAAGCAAGGGTAAATATATACGCTATGGTTAATTTTGCTGATATGGTTAAACTTTCCTGGTTTTATATCATTCATGTTTTTGGGTGTCTGTCTATAGTTGATAAAACCGCATCTGACGAAAAGCTCAAAAGGGTCAGCGACGATTCAAGCAAAGGAGGCAAGACGGCATCAGAAGAACGTCTTCAACCAATAGGAGCCTCAGCTGAGGAAGACAACAGCGAGGACATGAGCAAAAGCATAAGCCAGGAAAGCAAAGATAGCAAGACCGAATCCAGCGGAGAGCGATCCGTTCAGATCATCATCAAACCTCAAACAGGGTCGAGCACTGATTCAGAAGGACAAGATCCTCAGTTTCTCCCGCCTATCGTATAACACGCGAAAGATGtttatttgtaatattgtgATGTAATATTGATTTATACTTCAGCCGCTTGGTCTGGACCTACCTGTTGTGCGGCTATTGTTGTATTGCAAAAAAgtcaaaatgttatttatattttagctGTTTCTTACTTGCTAGGGTTCTGTAAGtctaaaaaaagttaaaattacAGAAAGTGGTTGAAAGGTGTTTAATCAATGTTTTGActacattgtaaaaagtgaaagttggatctacttaaaCAATTACTTGGTAATATTAAACAAATTAAGTTTTGTCAGCATAAAACTGCtcactttaaattaaaaatgtaaggtggttttttttaggtgttaccaattgaagtaatttaagttaatccaactttaactttacatttacattgtaTTTTAAAGATATGTTGGATTCTAAATGAAGTGAACAATTTTGCATTTGATtgtgatatattttaaaaggaTTGACTAGTAACACTGGCATATTTTTGCAGCGCATAATGCCATGTGCATGTTTATCGGGTCTAGTGggcttttttatttacttttcacCGCGTTTAAGCTTTTAACGATTTTTAATGGAGTTTAAGGAAATCTTGAGTACAAAAGCTGCTTTCTTGTGCAATATTACTGCATGGATTAAACAGTGTTTGAATGTTTCGTTGTCATTTGCCAGATTAGTTTTCTATGAGTTACTGAAGTAAGCTCCCTGTCAGTGCAATAATAACTGAGCCaaagagattcaaagagatTTAGCCTTTATATTTTCGTGCTTGATACAttataaaaaaacttaaatatctGATTCAAAGCACAATAGATTATAATGTGCACAAGACCTGAATGATTGTATTGATGATAATGTTTGTTTCTTAATAATATAAGGAATTAGATTTTAAAAGTTTCTGttaaaaatactatttaaagtTCTAACTGATGTGATTTTAGAGATAATTCAGTTTTGTAAACTAGTGCTTGACCATATGTTCATACTACAGTTTATggattttaattgtttatttttctgtATATACTAGTATTCGTATTGTAAACACCATGCACCATATGTGGATGCTATCAGTCATGTAAACATTAGACAAGGTTTTACTTGTTCATATTGTTTATTTGTTATAGTTGCGAAAGAGATTTTTACTACCGTTTGCTATCTCTATCCAATGAGTGTTTCTTAATCATTTTGTTAGAAGAAAGTCAAGGGTCTTAGGTACAGTAGTGCCTTTCAGTATTAGAATGAAATGTACTCATACATAACATGACAATAAAGATGTAATACTGTCTGTTTCTTAAGTTATTTCATCAGATGAACATAAACCCAAAGGTTTAAAATTATATCGTCAGCTACATGAGTTTTACATGAAATCTGCTTCATACAGGGAGTTTCTTGGGTGAGCTTATAACACAGTCGGATAGTCAGACTTGATACAATATCAGATAATcggtaaaattattattttgttttagttgattaaaaaaaacataagttatTAGTGTAGAAAAGTGTAGGAAACATTTCTGGATACTGTAGTAGTGTTTTGAACCTTGCTATAGTAATAAAGTTATACACTATTTATTAGTTTTATAATGAACTATAGTTGATACTAAACATTACATTACCAAACTGTATATATTACTATTACATATATACTACTACAGtatttactgaaaaaaaaacagctaaaCACAGCATTTAAGCTGGTCCTctatagcagtggttctcaaactggggtcgtGAGacggtgccaggggggccccagttttattttataaaatacattaatttatcataaattttgtgtaattaaacaaaaaaataagcctactaaccaacattactactttgtataatttaatatgttttgtttaataaaaattttacattttagaactgtttttgtcataaattttctttgggggggggggcgcgAGGGAATGCACCGtatacaaggggggccgcacgcagaaaaggtttgagaaccactgctctatagtCCACCTGGCTTGGCAAAGCTGGTAGTCCAGCCTTAAAAGTAACAGAAAAACTAGAAAAAACACAGCTAAACCAGCTTGCTACACTAGCTTAGACCaagctggaagaccagctaaaaccagctcaccaacctatgctggtttagctggggTTTTTTCAGTAGGAGACAGAAGGTGGTAAGAATCCTCAATCATTTTTAAAAcgtcttatatatatatatatttattcctTTACTTATTTATTAATTCAGGTTTCCATACCGCATAACCATACTGaacgtttaaaaataattacattaCCAAAATGCAGCACAAGTAGATGAGATGAGAAGCTGCTATTTCGCGTTTTTCATCTGGTGTTTGACCCTCCACAGTTTTCGTACTCCGCGCTGACGTAGTAATCATGGCGGCCGTCACTCTGTTTTGCCGTCCTGCGGGTGTCCTTCCCAAGCTTTCAAGTAAGTTCACATTTAAATTACTTAACTATATACACTCTGTGACTGTAAACAGATATTGTTATGTATAAAGCTGTTAAGCGGTCGAATAACATACAATTAAAagatgtttaaaggaaatcATATGTAGTGTATCTACTAGTGACCCCGGTTAACAAGATCAGGCCTCGGTTGTGCATTAGTACATTTGTAGTGCTGTcagaaatgtcatttaaagTCGTAAACGCGAATTTGAAAAGCAGTTTAGAgtattgatgtttttgaatgcgggtaaatatatttaaacattGCTAACTGTCACATTGGAAGCAGAACACTGTATTTCCAAACATAATGAACTCCCCACATAGACAA
The DNA window shown above is from Paramisgurnus dabryanus chromosome 23, PD_genome_1.1, whole genome shotgun sequence and carries:
- the dyrk4 gene encoding dual specificity tyrosine-phosphorylation-regulated kinase 4 isoform X5; the protein is MPCDCDVVNVRVSKSEMFPEINNKKCGTGVGTLPQLEAPVKQVFVSNGKLLHSNGTLPSIVKQLVQSTQGNQEERPRPQFPNRFGSSVENISESLTRSIINKFEKIRTYEGQRLPMSPTTALKHFQSQLTEYEREEIMDYSEIWYLGLDTKKIEGTQGSPQNSGYDDEHGSYIKVLHDHIGYRYEVLEVIGKGSFGQVLKCLDHKTNEMVAIKIIRNKKRFHHQALVELKILDAVRRRDRDNCHNVIHMKEYFYFRNHLCISFELLGANLYELIKKNNFQGFSLGLIRRFAHSLLKCLQMLHKEKIIHCDLKPENILLTQRGLGNIKVVDFGSSCYEQQRVYTYIQSRFYRSPEVILGHPYSMAIDMWSLGCILAELYIGYPLFPGESEVEQIACVMEIMGLPPNDFVQTASRRKLFFDSKGNPRNITNSKGKKRRPNSKDLASVLKTNDRLFLDFIRRCLVWDPTKRMTPDEGMQHEWIHEGRLNRLHPKPRTLRRDNDNNFEFTYRKAAVNRTSKVDKTASDEKLKRVSDDSSKGGKTASEERLQPIGASAEEDNSEDMSKSISQESKDSKTESSGERSVQIIIKPQTGSSTDSEGQDPQFLPPIV
- the dyrk4 gene encoding dual specificity tyrosine-phosphorylation-regulated kinase 4 isoform X6, producing MGPRAESERREGENNVDKKCGTGVGTLPQLEAPVKQVFVSNGKLLHSNGTLPSIVKQLVQSTQGNQEERPRPQFPNRFGSSVENISESLTRSIINKFEKIRTYEGQRLPMSPTTALKHFQSQLTEYEREEIMDYSEIWYLGLDTKKIEGTQGSPQNSGYDDEHGSYIKVLHDHIGYRYEVLEVIGKGSFGQVLKCLDHKTNEMVAIKIIRNKKRFHHQALVELKILDAVRRRDRDNCHNVIHMKEYFYFRNHLCISFELLGANLYELIKKNNFQGFSLGLIRRFAHSLLKCLQMLHKEKIIHCDLKPENILLTQRGLGNIKVVDFGSSCYEQQRVYTYIQSRFYRSPEVILGHPYSMAIDMWSLGCILAELYIGYPLFPGESEVEQIACVMEIMGLPPNDFVQTASRRKLFFDSKGNPRNITNSKGKKRRPNSKDLASVLKTNDRLFLDFIRRCLVWDPTKRMTPDEGMQHEWIHEGRLNRLHPKPRTLRRDNDNNFEFTYRKAAVNRTSKVDKTASDEKLKRVSDDSSKGGKTASEERLQPIGASAEEDNSEDMSKSISQESKDSKTESSGERSVQIIIKPQTGSSTDSEGQDPQFLPPIV
- the dyrk4 gene encoding dual specificity tyrosine-phosphorylation-regulated kinase 4 isoform X3, with the protein product MGPRAESERREGENNVDKSARPEAFPQPHRSQAENTKKGPNSYSQKCGTGVGTLPQLEAPVKQVFVSNGKLLHSNGTLPSIVKQLVQSTQGNQEERPRPQFPNRFGSSVENISESLTRSIINKFEKIRTYEGQRLPMSPTTALKHFQSQLTEYEREEIMDYSEIWYLGLDTKKIEGTQGSPQNSGYDDEHGSYIKVLHDHIGYRYEVLEVIGKGSFGQVLKCLDHKTNEMVAIKIIRNKKRFHHQALVELKILDAVRRRDRDNCHNVIHMKEYFYFRNHLCISFELLGANLYELIKKNNFQGFSLGLIRRFAHSLLKCLQMLHKEKIIHCDLKPENILLTQRGLGNIKVVDFGSSCYEQQRVYTYIQSRFYRSPEVILGHPYSMAIDMWSLGCILAELYIGYPLFPGESEVEQIACVMEIMGLPPNDFVQTASRRKLFFDSKGNPRNITNSKGKKRRPNSKDLASVLKTNDRLFLDFIRRCLVWDPTKRMTPDEGMQHEWIHEGRLNRLHPKPRTLRRDNDNNFEFTYRKAAVNRTSKVDKTASDEKLKRVSDDSSKGGKTASEERLQPIGASAEEDNSEDMSKSISQESKDSKTESSGERSVQIIIKPQTGSSTDSEGQDPQFLPPIV
- the dyrk4 gene encoding dual specificity tyrosine-phosphorylation-regulated kinase 4 isoform X1, which gives rise to MGGEGTTLSCCGFEILQNCWGTRPNQRNRRVQPESARPEAFPQPHRSQAENTKKGPNSYSQKCGTGVGTLPQLEAPVKQVFVSNGKLLHSNGTLPSIVKQLVQSTQGNQEERPRPQFPNRFGSSVENISESLTRSIINKFEKIRTYEGQRLPMSPTTALKHFQSQLTEYEREEIMDYSEIWYLGLDTKKIEGTQGSPQNSGYDDEHGSYIKVLHDHIGYRYEVLEVIGKGSFGQVLKCLDHKTNEMVAIKIIRNKKRFHHQALVELKILDAVRRRDRDNCHNVIHMKEYFYFRNHLCISFELLGANLYELIKKNNFQGFSLGLIRRFAHSLLKCLQMLHKEKIIHCDLKPENILLTQRGLGNIKVVDFGSSCYEQQRVYTYIQSRFYRSPEVILGHPYSMAIDMWSLGCILAELYIGYPLFPGESEVEQIACVMEIMGLPPNDFVQTASRRKLFFDSKGNPRNITNSKGKKRRPNSKDLASVLKTNDRLFLDFIRRCLVWDPTKRMTPDEGMQHEWIHEGRLNRLHPKPRTLRRDNDNNFEFTYRKAAVNRTSKVDKTASDEKLKRVSDDSSKGGKTASEERLQPIGASAEEDNSEDMSKSISQESKDSKTESSGERSVQIIIKPQTGSSTDSEGQDPQFLPPIV
- the dyrk4 gene encoding dual specificity tyrosine-phosphorylation-regulated kinase 4 isoform X4 translates to MGGEGTTLSCCGFEILQNCWGTRPNQRNRRVQPEKCGTGVGTLPQLEAPVKQVFVSNGKLLHSNGTLPSIVKQLVQSTQGNQEERPRPQFPNRFGSSVENISESLTRSIINKFEKIRTYEGQRLPMSPTTALKHFQSQLTEYEREEIMDYSEIWYLGLDTKKIEGTQGSPQNSGYDDEHGSYIKVLHDHIGYRYEVLEVIGKGSFGQVLKCLDHKTNEMVAIKIIRNKKRFHHQALVELKILDAVRRRDRDNCHNVIHMKEYFYFRNHLCISFELLGANLYELIKKNNFQGFSLGLIRRFAHSLLKCLQMLHKEKIIHCDLKPENILLTQRGLGNIKVVDFGSSCYEQQRVYTYIQSRFYRSPEVILGHPYSMAIDMWSLGCILAELYIGYPLFPGESEVEQIACVMEIMGLPPNDFVQTASRRKLFFDSKGNPRNITNSKGKKRRPNSKDLASVLKTNDRLFLDFIRRCLVWDPTKRMTPDEGMQHEWIHEGRLNRLHPKPRTLRRDNDNNFEFTYRKAAVNRTSKVDKTASDEKLKRVSDDSSKGGKTASEERLQPIGASAEEDNSEDMSKSISQESKDSKTESSGERSVQIIIKPQTGSSTDSEGQDPQFLPPIV
- the dyrk4 gene encoding dual specificity tyrosine-phosphorylation-regulated kinase 4 isoform X2 translates to MPCDCDVVNVRVSKSEMFPEINNKSARPEAFPQPHRSQAENTKKGPNSYSQKCGTGVGTLPQLEAPVKQVFVSNGKLLHSNGTLPSIVKQLVQSTQGNQEERPRPQFPNRFGSSVENISESLTRSIINKFEKIRTYEGQRLPMSPTTALKHFQSQLTEYEREEIMDYSEIWYLGLDTKKIEGTQGSPQNSGYDDEHGSYIKVLHDHIGYRYEVLEVIGKGSFGQVLKCLDHKTNEMVAIKIIRNKKRFHHQALVELKILDAVRRRDRDNCHNVIHMKEYFYFRNHLCISFELLGANLYELIKKNNFQGFSLGLIRRFAHSLLKCLQMLHKEKIIHCDLKPENILLTQRGLGNIKVVDFGSSCYEQQRVYTYIQSRFYRSPEVILGHPYSMAIDMWSLGCILAELYIGYPLFPGESEVEQIACVMEIMGLPPNDFVQTASRRKLFFDSKGNPRNITNSKGKKRRPNSKDLASVLKTNDRLFLDFIRRCLVWDPTKRMTPDEGMQHEWIHEGRLNRLHPKPRTLRRDNDNNFEFTYRKAAVNRTSKVDKTASDEKLKRVSDDSSKGGKTASEERLQPIGASAEEDNSEDMSKSISQESKDSKTESSGERSVQIIIKPQTGSSTDSEGQDPQFLPPIV